The genomic region GACAAAGATCAGAGCACAGTTTAAGGGCAATGATAACTGCACCATGCTAAGCATAAATTAAATTACACCAAAAATGCAGTTTGCGATTTCACCTTGTGATCTTCAGCAGCTAGGTTCTCCTCCACTGCTGATGCCTCTGGTGAGGCAGTCATGCTCTCCTGTGCCTGCACACCTTCAGCTCCATAGCTCCCTCCTCCAACTGCAGCTGCTGTGTAGTAGTCTGATGCCATGATCCTGTCCAGCTTAGCCCTCACCGCAGCATCTACAGCCAAAAGCCACAGCTTTCAGTCAGCAACAATTTCCAACCAAACCAGATAACAAATCTACTAGTATATCAACAACACTCACAAGTAACAGAGGAGCCAGGATGGATCGGCTCGTCGGCGCGGGCGAGCCATAAGCGGGCATGGTGGGCACAGGCCTGGAGGGCGTCACGGTGGGAGACGCCCACCGCAGAAGCAGGGCGAGCGGCGGCAAGGGCGGCCACAGCGGACACGACGTCGAGGTCTCCCTCCACGAGCAGGTCCACGGTGTCGTCCCCGACGCAGTCGTATGTGATGCAGCTGCTCCTCTCATGCTCGCGGGCGACCATGGTGGCGATGAAGTCGCTCTGCGGCTTGACGTCGAAGAGGGCGCCGAAGTAGACGAGCGCGAGGAGGTCCTGGACGGAGGAATCGGAGCCGGAGGGCTCCGGGgccggggcgggggcgggggcgggggcgacggcgacctcctcggcgacggcgacggcgaggggcgCGCGGAGGCGCTCGAGCTCGTCGATGACGGCGGCGAGGGTGGGCTTGGAGCGCATCACCTCCTTCTGCTCCTGGTTGAGCGTCTTGCCGGCGGCGACGGCCTCCTCCATCTGCGCGATGCGGTTCTGCTTCTTGCGCAGCGCGCGGAGGCGCTTGGTGACCACGGAGAGCGTGGGCCCGTCGTTGGCCTCggaggcggccgccgccgccgcggccgcggagccggaggcggaggcggtgggggaggcggccatggcggcggctagggttttaggGGCGATTTGGGGATTTGGGCTTGGGAGGCGCGTCGGGTCGAGTCGGGGCGGCGAGATTGGGGCGGCGTGGGAGACTGGAATTtatggacgagggaggggtagggCGATTTGCGGGCGGGCCAGATGGCCGCGCACGCATCGCAAAGCACTGCCTCCGTC from Triticum aestivum cultivar Chinese Spring chromosome 4A, IWGSC CS RefSeq v2.1, whole genome shotgun sequence harbors:
- the LOC123087246 gene encoding polyadenylation factor subunit 2 → MAASPTASASGSAAAAAAAASEANDGPTLSVVTKRLRALRKKQNRIAQMEEAVAAGKTLNQEQKEVMRSKPTLAAVIDELERLRAPLAVAVAEEVAVAPAPAPAPAPEPSGSDSSVQDLLALVYFGALFDVKPQSDFIATMVAREHERSSCITYDCVGDDTVDLLVEGDLDVVSAVAALAAARPASAVGVSHRDALQACAHHARLWLARADEPIHPGSSVTYAAVRAKLDRIMASDYYTAAAVGGGSYGAEGVQAQESMTASPEASAVEENLAAEDHKEEKEDSHATEIYNDHQSDSADVQNVDREAPVNPPEEYPSVQAEQEKFDMEEQDERDAEPKEQQFQHPRRSHQNQRGGGRGRRGAYPNGRGGRGGGRGMGGGYQNGRGYQGGGGGYQGGGGGYQNGRGGGGGYYNNNNNEEGYYQPRNFNNNRGRGGRSGGGNSYYGNQGGGGAQGGGHAYAERVEANA